From a region of the Hymenobacter jejuensis genome:
- a CDS encoding SGNH/GDSL hydrolase family protein — MALSTRLRHGAFLFLLLFLGCPSWAQTVTPQLATPQQWTTEMAAFAHQDSLTPPPTKGIVFTGSSSVRKWETLATDLAGHPVLNRGFGGSRFPDANFYFEQLVLKYRPRQVFLYEGDNDLAAGATPEQVYESFRAFEKRLRHDLPKTDLVFISIKPSLARWALWPQMQSANNMIKSYIQKHPKRLHFLDVGTAMLGPDGKPRPELYVEDGLHMTRAGYDIWTRLVTPYLAK, encoded by the coding sequence ATGGCTTTATCAACTCGTTTGCGTCACGGGGCCTTCCTGTTCTTGTTGCTGTTTCTGGGCTGTCCGTCGTGGGCCCAAACCGTAACCCCGCAACTTGCTACCCCGCAGCAATGGACTACCGAAATGGCGGCCTTTGCGCACCAAGACAGCCTGACGCCGCCTCCCACCAAGGGCATTGTGTTTACGGGTAGCTCCTCGGTTCGCAAATGGGAAACCTTGGCTACTGATCTGGCGGGACACCCGGTGCTAAACCGTGGTTTTGGCGGCTCCCGTTTTCCCGACGCCAATTTCTATTTCGAGCAGCTGGTGCTGAAATACCGTCCGCGGCAAGTGTTTCTGTATGAAGGAGATAACGACCTTGCTGCTGGCGCCACGCCGGAGCAGGTGTACGAATCCTTTCGCGCGTTCGAAAAGCGCCTGCGCCACGACTTGCCCAAGACGGACTTGGTGTTCATTTCCATCAAACCTAGCTTAGCGCGTTGGGCCTTATGGCCGCAAATGCAAAGTGCTAACAACATGATTAAGAGTTACATACAAAAACATCCGAAGCGGCTGCACTTTCTGGACGTCGGCACGGCGATGTTGGGCCCTGATGGCAAACCGCGCCCGGAGCTATACGTGGAAGACGGCCTGCACATGACGCGCGCCGGCTACGACATCTGGACGCGGCTGGTAACGCCATATCTGGCGAAGTAA